TAATACACGCTTTTCTTCGCTGTCAAACAAGGACGATCTGAAACAGGCCATCGATAACCTGCCTCGAAATCAAATGCATTTAATCCATATGGGTCAATCACCAAGGGTTATATGTCCTCATATGATGAAGCACATGCCATGTTCAGATGCCGTTCAACTTCGAGATCAGACATCAAGTTGCCGCCCGGAAGGAGATCCGTGATGTCCACTAAAAAAGTAACGATTCAGGTTACCGGCTCGGGCATCCTGCAGGACGACGTCATCATGCTGGGCGAAGGGGTGCTTAAGGCGCTTAAAATCCCTTCAGGAAGGCCGCTTCAGCTGCAATTTGGCTCTTTCCGCCGCGAAGTCACTGTTATTCCAGTACCAAGGTATGACGGGCTGCGCATCAATCAGACAGTTGCCAGCAAGACCGGTCTCGTTCCACGTTCGGTTCTGAGGGTATCCTATCGTTCAGCCAGCCGTACGCTTCGCCTTGGACCCTACATCAGTGTACTGGTTAGCCAGGATTATCCCGATCAGCCCGATCGGCCCTTTGGCTCCATCACGATGTTCTGTCAAGAACTGGTGAACGCCTGCCGTAAGCAAGGCGCCTATGTATCCTTTTTCACACCGGAGGATATTGGAGCGGTAACGGGTTATATGAAAGGCTGGGTGTATGATGACGGCTGGAAAAAGACTGTTCTGCCTGTAGCAGACGTCGTCAATAACCGGCTAACGTCCCGCAAGCTTGAGAACAAACCTAGCGTACAGCATTTTATGAAAGAAGTAAAATCGCTCTACGGCACGCAAACCTTCAATGAAAAGTTTCTGGACAAAAACGAAGTGTTTGACGCACTCAAGTCCATTTCAACGCTTAAACGAGTTCTTCCCGAGTCTCATTTGCTCAAGACGTCCGCCATGCTCAAGACGATGTGCAACCGACATCCGGTTGTATTTCTGAAGCCCGTACGCGGTTCTTTGGGCAAAGGGATCATCCGGGTCTCACGTCAGACTGACGGAAGCTTCCTGACTCTGGCGACTGGCGTCGGGGGTACCCGCAAACAAACGTATACTTCTCTGGATAAACTGTATGCCAGTATGTCTGGGAAAATGAAAACAACGCGTTATCAGATCCAACAAGGGCTGACTCTCATTGACAACAGTGGCAGACCCGTGGATTTCCGTGCGCTCGTGCAAAAAAACCGTACAGGTAAATGGAGTGTAACCTCCATCGTCGCCCGGATTGCAGGCGGGAGTCACTACGTATCCAATCTGGCACGGGGTGGAAGTCTCAGCACCGTCAAGGATGCTGTTGCCAAAACACAGTTGTCTGGATCAGCCAAAGCTTCCGCGTATGCAGGATTGCACACCGCAGCACTGGATATCGCCAAAGGGATTGAGAGTGCCATCCCTGCTCATTTTGGTGAACTTGGTATTGATCTGGCTCTGGACACCACTGGGCGCGTATGGCTGCTCGAAGTCAACTCCAAACCATCCAAGAATGATAATACACCACTGAGTGAGAGCAAGATCCGCCCTTCCGTCAAAGCCATGCTTGAATACTCTACGTACCTGGCGGGTTTTTGAAAAGTTATTCCCTATGGGAAACAAATCTGATAGAGGAGAGGTGCAGCGTAATGTTTCCATCATCTCAGACCAAGACACTGGCCATTCTGGTACGTGCAACCGAAGGCTCACCTCCCTTTACAGATGAACTTTTCTGCCGTCGTCTCAGTTCGGGGAGCATGAAATACGCCCTTCAGATTATTGTGATCCCGATATCGAATGATGCAGTCCATCTCCCTCTTCAATGGGGATATGTCTATCATCAAGGGAAGTGGAATTCGGTACCTGTTCCTGCAGTCGATCTCATTATGGATCGTTGTCTTCGCCCTATCTCCAGGTACGTCAGACAACAGCTTAAGGAATGGATACCAACCAACGGCACAGATCAACACCGTTATTGGTCTGCTTCCCTTCCAGGAAAATGGGAGGTACATCGTGTGTTATCCCGAAATCCTGAATTGAGGTCACAACTTGCTCCCACAACCCGGATCGGATCGCATATTCCTTGGGAAACATGGCTGGACCGTTGGC
The nucleotide sequence above comes from Paenibacillus sp. W2I17. Encoded proteins:
- a CDS encoding YheC/YheD family protein translates to MSTKKVTIQVTGSGILQDDVIMLGEGVLKALKIPSGRPLQLQFGSFRREVTVIPVPRYDGLRINQTVASKTGLVPRSVLRVSYRSASRTLRLGPYISVLVSQDYPDQPDRPFGSITMFCQELVNACRKQGAYVSFFTPEDIGAVTGYMKGWVYDDGWKKTVLPVADVVNNRLTSRKLENKPSVQHFMKEVKSLYGTQTFNEKFLDKNEVFDALKSISTLKRVLPESHLLKTSAMLKTMCNRHPVVFLKPVRGSLGKGIIRVSRQTDGSFLTLATGVGGTRKQTYTSLDKLYASMSGKMKTTRYQIQQGLTLIDNSGRPVDFRALVQKNRTGKWSVTSIVARIAGGSHYVSNLARGGSLSTVKDAVAKTQLSGSAKASAYAGLHTAALDIAKGIESAIPAHFGELGIDLALDTTGRVWLLEVNSKPSKNDNTPLSESKIRPSVKAMLEYSTYLAGF